In the genome of Streptomyces sp. V2I9, one region contains:
- the kynU gene encoding kynureninase, giving the protein MLTDPTGLTGLTTRAEALDAADPLAAVRDRFLLPDGVVYLDGNSLGALPAAVPAAVEDAVHRQWGTDLIRSWNANGWWEAPVRTGDAIGRLVGAAPGQVVAGDSTSVQLFNTLLAAARLRPGRRLLLTDPDHFPTDQYIADSVGRLLGLDVRRVPARDAAAVLAAEAGNVAVAAYAPVDYRTGELYDMAALTTAAHAAGALMHWDLCHAAGALPVGLDAIEADFAVGCGYKYLSGGPGAPAFAYVAHRHQEGFDHPLTGWHGHAEPFAMAGTYTPAADITRARIGTPALLSLVALEAALSAFDGVEMAAVRTKSLSLTGFFQECADLLLDGLGFTPATPREPERRGSQVALRHPEAYPLVAALTARGVIGDMRAPDLLRFGFNSLYVTHADVLRAVVELRDIAASGAHLAPAFQQRPTVT; this is encoded by the coding sequence ATGCTGACCGACCCCACCGGCCTCACCGGCCTCACCACCCGCGCCGAGGCACTGGACGCCGCCGACCCGCTCGCCGCCGTCCGGGACCGCTTCCTCCTCCCCGACGGGGTCGTCTACCTCGACGGCAACTCCCTCGGTGCCCTGCCCGCCGCCGTCCCGGCGGCCGTCGAGGACGCCGTGCACCGCCAGTGGGGCACCGACCTGATCCGCTCCTGGAACGCCAACGGCTGGTGGGAGGCGCCGGTGCGGACCGGCGACGCGATCGGCCGGCTGGTCGGCGCGGCCCCGGGCCAGGTCGTCGCCGGGGACTCGACCAGCGTCCAGCTCTTCAACACCCTGCTCGCCGCCGCCCGGCTGCGCCCCGGCCGCCGGCTGCTGCTGACCGACCCGGACCACTTCCCCACCGACCAGTACATCGCCGACTCGGTGGGCCGGCTGCTCGGCCTCGACGTCCGCCGGGTGCCGGCGCGGGACGCCGCCGCCGTGCTGGCCGCCGAGGCGGGGAACGTCGCCGTCGCCGCGTACGCGCCGGTCGACTACCGCACCGGCGAGCTGTACGACATGGCCGCGCTCACCACCGCGGCGCACGCCGCCGGGGCCCTGATGCACTGGGACCTGTGCCACGCGGCGGGCGCCCTGCCGGTCGGACTCGACGCGATCGAGGCGGACTTCGCGGTCGGCTGCGGCTACAAGTACCTGTCGGGCGGGCCGGGGGCTCCGGCGTTCGCGTACGTCGCCCACCGCCACCAGGAGGGCTTCGACCATCCGCTGACCGGCTGGCACGGGCACGCCGAGCCGTTCGCGATGGCGGGGACGTACACCCCGGCGGCGGACATCACCCGGGCCCGGATCGGCACCCCGGCGCTGCTCTCCCTGGTCGCCCTGGAGGCCGCGCTCTCCGCCTTCGACGGGGTGGAGATGGCCGCCGTGCGGACGAAGAGCCTGTCCCTGACCGGCTTCTTCCAGGAGTGCGCCGACCTCCTCCTCGACGGGCTCGGCTTCACCCCGGCCACCCCGCGCGAACCGGAGCGCCGGGGCAGCCAGGTCGCGCTGCGGCACCCGGAGGCGTACCCGCTGGTCGCGGCGCTCACCGCCCGCGGCGTGATCGGCGACATGCGCGCCCCCGACCTGCTCCGCTTCGGCTTCAACTCCCTGTACGTGACGCACGCCGACGTGCTGCGCGCGGTGGTCGAGCTGCGCGACATCGCTGCCTCCGGGGCCCACCTCGCCCCCGCGTTCCAGCAGCGCCCCACCGTCACCTGA
- a CDS encoding amino acid permease, translating into MIVSYVIGAVLVAIIAVLLGEMSAAHPVQGSFGTIAGRYLSPWAGFLSSWLYWFSAVVVIGTEVVASALYIRWWWPAVPMSVAILAVAAIVLAVNVISVKSFGTTEFWLSTVKVTALCAFILCAALLVLFGLPDTEATGFAHLTDDGGFLPHGLSSIWLAMSVVMFAYAGFEVVAIASAEAADPQRTIRTAMRQLAWRLSFFYLLSITLVLALIPWRRMADGDGSVEASPFVRVFSEIGVPAAATVTNAVVLIAAMSAANAHLYGASRLLHSLGDDGLAPRALARLNRRGVPAVAIAASTLGIAAAALLAFYDVSGLFGVMMSIAIFAVMLVWLLILASYLAFRRHRAARPEEFTGFSVRGGDKLAVVAGLGVLAVAATAVKVPDMRQAAVIGIAFTLALLACYALTARRRRPS; encoded by the coding sequence GTGATCGTCTCGTACGTGATCGGGGCGGTCCTGGTAGCGATCATCGCCGTGCTGCTCGGCGAGATGTCCGCCGCCCACCCCGTCCAGGGCTCGTTCGGCACCATCGCCGGCCGCTACCTGAGCCCCTGGGCCGGCTTCCTCAGCAGCTGGCTGTACTGGTTCAGCGCCGTCGTCGTCATCGGAACCGAGGTCGTCGCCTCCGCGCTCTACATCCGCTGGTGGTGGCCGGCGGTTCCGATGTCGGTGGCGATCCTCGCCGTCGCGGCGATCGTCCTCGCGGTCAACGTGATCAGCGTGAAATCCTTCGGCACCACCGAGTTCTGGCTCTCCACCGTCAAGGTGACGGCCCTGTGCGCCTTCATCCTCTGCGCGGCCCTGCTGGTCCTCTTCGGGCTGCCGGACACCGAGGCCACCGGCTTCGCGCACCTCACCGACGACGGCGGCTTCCTCCCGCACGGCCTGAGCTCGATCTGGCTGGCCATGTCCGTGGTCATGTTCGCGTACGCCGGCTTCGAGGTCGTCGCCATCGCCTCCGCCGAGGCCGCCGACCCGCAGCGCACCATACGCACCGCGATGCGCCAACTGGCCTGGCGTCTCAGCTTCTTCTACCTGCTCTCCATCACCCTGGTACTGGCCCTGATCCCCTGGCGACGGATGGCGGACGGCGACGGCAGCGTCGAGGCGAGCCCCTTCGTCCGGGTCTTCTCCGAGATCGGCGTGCCCGCCGCCGCGACCGTCACCAACGCCGTCGTGCTGATCGCCGCCATGTCCGCCGCCAACGCCCACCTGTACGGCGCCTCCCGGCTGCTCCACTCCCTCGGCGACGACGGCCTCGCGCCGAGGGCCCTGGCCCGGCTCAACCGCCGGGGCGTCCCGGCGGTCGCGATCGCCGCGTCCACCCTCGGCATCGCGGCGGCGGCCCTGCTCGCCTTCTACGACGTCAGCGGCCTCTTCGGCGTCATGATGTCGATCGCGATCTTCGCGGTGATGCTGGTGTGGCTGCTGATCCTGGCCTCGTACCTCGCCTTCCGGCGCCACCGCGCCGCGCGCCCCGAGGAGTTCACCGGATTCTCCGTCCGGGGCGGCGACAAGCTCGCGGTCGTCGCGGGGCTCGGCGTCCTCGCGGTCGCCGCGACGGCGGTGAAGGTGCCCGACATGCGGCAGGCGGCCGTCATCGGCATCGCCTTCACCCTCGCCCTCCTCGCCTGCTACGCCCTGACGGCACGGCGGCGGCGCCCCTCCTAG
- the lanM gene encoding type 2 lanthipeptide synthetase LanM family protein: protein MAEKDLIDRGTSRRPAHASDAAPSAASDAARPARPSPSASSPFGGTAFGGTAGAPWWLPGVVGGRSSGEPAWAVFTREAVAAAPRDVVVADRAYPGLSGFGPIVAPFVEAAAERLRAALATAGPLTTGAVTAGSLTTGSPTTGAPVTGAAAHETPALGAPSDDPAGDGPESGGHAAHGPVRGGLPANGPAGDTYALVLTDFRRQLTRRLSRIAARTLVTELHEARRMGRLSGEGPKERFRDFVRLTARRDGLGPLVTAYPVLARLLATACLATGDAFAEMAARLAADRHLLGPAGVLGDGGGSLDGALGSDAGPGALIGVEAGAGDSHRGGRSVMLLRFAGGARLVYKPRPLAAHRHFNALADWFGSLDGAPELRVLRVLDRGEYGWAEFVEERPCASAAETRQFYWRQGALLALLHALDGTDLHHENLIACGPHPVLVDVETLFHPPLGPARSSDPAARALHDSVHRVGLLPQLLVGDTTALDMSAIGGGGAASSPVATADWADAGTDRMRLVRRAGRFTESANRPRLGGVAADPSAYTDALCGGFSAGYTAIAEHRDELLGEEGLLKLFARDEVRVVPRPTWTYTTLLDESTHPDLMRDAAERHQVLSLLRTPLLGAPTRPGLEDEEIAELWCGDVPVFATRPGGTQWWSGTGRTVPSPAGDAGGSGTDGLSGLARVEAKVRAMDTVDRQDQERIIRAAMVSTSPEPAHRATAGGRARSAARAPEPEQLLSAARSVGDQLVSLAYRHESRTNWIGLELLGERYWRLTPMAADLAGGYTGPALFLAQLAALTGVSRYAEAAREALAPVPGLLDALHGRDDELGPLGSGAFAGLGGIAYALTEVGTLLSDPDVLDLVGPAVRLCCAAGAAETGYGVRGGAAGGLASLLAVHRATGRPEAWRGAVRCAERILTAPLPAANGFADGAAGVGWALLRFSAAGGDARVRAAGLQALRRATTRTSAGTGGATGGEGSGAGPAHGPAWCHGAAGVALAIADSPHTLTDPTLSAWSARQVHELADLDPLADDSLCHGESGLLELLGHRALPAARSAWLRRAGALLASADRAGPQCGTPGRAPHPGLLTGLSGIGHGLLRAGFPERIGSALLLRPSRAP, encoded by the coding sequence GTGGCGGAGAAGGACCTGATCGACAGAGGTACGAGCCGTCGCCCCGCCCACGCTTCCGACGCGGCGCCGTCCGCCGCTTCCGACGCGGCCCGGCCCGCCCGGCCTTCCCCCTCCGCCTCCTCCCCCTTCGGGGGTACGGCCTTCGGGGGTACGGCCGGAGCGCCGTGGTGGCTGCCCGGCGTCGTCGGAGGCCGGTCCTCCGGTGAACCCGCCTGGGCGGTCTTCACCCGCGAGGCCGTCGCCGCCGCGCCGCGCGACGTGGTGGTCGCCGACCGTGCCTACCCCGGACTGAGCGGCTTCGGCCCGATCGTCGCCCCGTTCGTCGAGGCGGCCGCCGAACGGCTCCGGGCCGCACTCGCCACTGCCGGGCCGCTGACGACGGGGGCCGTGACGGCCGGGTCCCTGACCACCGGGTCCCCGACGACCGGGGCTCCGGTGACCGGGGCGGCCGCGCACGAAACGCCCGCGCTCGGGGCCCCCTCGGACGATCCGGCCGGGGACGGCCCGGAGAGCGGCGGGCACGCGGCCCACGGGCCGGTGCGGGGCGGACTTCCCGCGAACGGCCCCGCAGGAGACACGTACGCGCTCGTCCTCACCGACTTCCGGCGGCAGTTGACGCGCCGGCTCTCCCGGATCGCGGCGCGCACGCTCGTCACCGAACTCCACGAGGCCCGGCGGATGGGGCGGTTGAGCGGCGAGGGGCCCAAGGAGCGCTTCCGTGACTTCGTCCGGCTGACGGCCCGCCGCGACGGCCTCGGCCCGCTCGTCACCGCCTACCCCGTACTGGCCCGCCTCCTCGCCACGGCCTGCCTCGCCACCGGGGACGCCTTCGCCGAGATGGCCGCGCGGCTCGCCGCCGACCGTCATCTCCTCGGCCCCGCTGGAGTCTTGGGAGACGGGGGCGGCTCTCTCGACGGCGCACTCGGCTCGGACGCCGGGCCGGGAGCGCTCATCGGGGTCGAGGCCGGGGCGGGCGACAGCCACCGGGGCGGCCGGTCGGTGATGCTGCTCCGGTTCGCCGGGGGCGCCCGGCTGGTCTACAAGCCGCGCCCGCTCGCGGCGCACCGGCACTTCAACGCCCTGGCCGACTGGTTCGGTTCGCTGGACGGCGCCCCGGAGTTGCGGGTCCTGCGCGTGCTGGACCGGGGGGAGTACGGCTGGGCCGAGTTCGTGGAGGAGCGGCCCTGCGCCTCGGCTGCGGAGACCCGGCAGTTCTACTGGCGCCAGGGTGCGCTGCTGGCCCTGCTGCACGCGCTGGACGGTACGGACCTGCACCACGAGAACCTGATCGCCTGCGGTCCGCATCCGGTCCTGGTCGACGTGGAGACCCTGTTCCACCCGCCGCTGGGACCCGCGCGCTCCTCCGATCCGGCCGCCCGCGCCCTGCACGACTCGGTCCACCGGGTGGGCCTGCTCCCGCAGTTGCTCGTCGGCGACACGACCGCGCTCGACATGTCCGCCATCGGCGGAGGCGGGGCCGCGTCGTCGCCCGTCGCAACCGCCGACTGGGCCGACGCCGGCACCGACCGGATGCGGCTGGTGCGGCGGGCCGGCCGCTTCACCGAGTCCGCCAACCGGCCCCGGCTGGGCGGCGTGGCCGCCGACCCGTCCGCGTACACCGACGCCCTGTGCGGCGGCTTCAGCGCCGGGTACACCGCGATCGCCGAGCACCGCGACGAACTCCTGGGCGAGGAAGGGCTGCTGAAGCTGTTCGCCCGCGACGAGGTGCGCGTCGTACCCCGGCCCACCTGGACGTACACGACGCTGCTGGACGAGTCGACCCACCCCGACCTGATGCGGGACGCCGCCGAACGGCACCAGGTGCTGTCGCTGCTGCGCACCCCCCTCCTGGGCGCGCCGACGCGGCCCGGTCTGGAGGACGAGGAGATCGCGGAGCTGTGGTGCGGCGACGTGCCCGTGTTCGCCACCCGGCCGGGCGGTACGCAGTGGTGGAGTGGCACCGGCCGTACGGTGCCGTCTCCGGCCGGAGACGCGGGCGGCTCCGGTACCGACGGGCTCTCCGGGCTGGCGCGGGTCGAGGCGAAGGTGCGCGCGATGGACACCGTGGACCGGCAGGACCAGGAACGGATCATCCGGGCCGCGATGGTCAGCACCTCGCCCGAGCCGGCCCACCGGGCGACGGCGGGCGGCCGGGCACGGAGTGCGGCACGGGCCCCGGAGCCCGAGCAACTCCTGTCCGCCGCCCGCTCGGTGGGCGATCAGCTGGTCTCCCTCGCCTACCGGCACGAGAGCCGCACCAACTGGATCGGGCTGGAACTGCTCGGTGAACGCTACTGGCGGCTCACACCGATGGCGGCGGACCTCGCGGGTGGCTACACCGGCCCCGCCCTCTTCCTCGCCCAACTGGCCGCCCTCACCGGTGTGTCCCGGTACGCGGAGGCCGCCCGTGAGGCGCTCGCACCGGTCCCCGGACTGCTGGACGCGCTGCACGGGCGGGACGACGAACTCGGCCCCCTGGGCTCCGGCGCCTTCGCGGGCCTCGGCGGCATCGCGTACGCCCTGACCGAGGTGGGCACCCTGCTGTCCGACCCGGACGTGCTGGACCTGGTCGGACCCGCCGTACGGCTCTGCTGTGCGGCGGGCGCGGCGGAGACCGGGTACGGGGTGCGCGGCGGGGCCGCGGGCGGGCTGGCCTCGCTGCTGGCCGTGCACCGCGCGACCGGGCGGCCCGAGGCGTGGCGGGGCGCTGTCCGGTGCGCCGAGCGGATCCTCACCGCCCCGCTCCCCGCCGCGAACGGCTTCGCGGACGGGGCGGCGGGCGTCGGCTGGGCGCTGCTGCGCTTCTCCGCGGCGGGCGGCGACGCCCGCGTCCGGGCCGCCGGGCTCCAGGCCCTGCGCCGGGCGACCACGCGGACGTCCGCCGGGACCGGCGGGGCCACCGGCGGCGAGGGCTCCGGTGCCGGACCGGCCCACGGCCCCGCCTGGTGCCACGGGGCGGCCGGAGTCGCGCTGGCGATCGCGGACAGCCCGCACACCCTCACGGACCCGACGCTGTCCGCATGGTCGGCGCGACAGGTCCATGAGCTGGCGGACCTCGACCCGCTCGCCGACGACAGCCTGTGCCACGGCGAGTCGGGCCTCCTCGAACTCCTGGGCCACCGGGCGCTGCCCGCCGCGCGGTCCGCGTGGCTGCGCCGGGCCGGAGCGCTGCTGGCCTCGGCGGACCGGGCGGGCCCGCAGTGCGGGACGCCCGGCCGCGCACCGCATCCGGGGCTGCTCACCGGGCTGTCGGGGATCGGGCACGGACTGCTGCGGGCCGGGTTCCCCGAACGGATCGGCTCCGCCCTGCTCCTGCGCCCCTCACGGGCCCCCTGA